From Panthera uncia isolate 11264 chromosome X, Puncia_PCG_1.0, whole genome shotgun sequence, the proteins below share one genomic window:
- the TRPC5OS gene encoding putative uncharacterized protein TRPC5OS — translation MESVSIPVLIDGLVDCIAQLIRIAEELLQLIAREQMPCAEQNGAAQVMGEAASSPQEEDTLPELAELSDLESILTPRDDEDLILDIDQAMLDIEDLYEDVLSGLNDDLRSG, via the coding sequence ATGGAGTCCGTATCAATCCCTGTGCTGATTGATGGGCTTGTTGATTGTATTGCCCAGCTAATAAGGATCGCTGAAGAGCTTTTACAGCTGATTGCACGAGAGCAAATGCCTTGTGCAGAGCAAAATGGTGCAGCACAAGTGATGGGAGAAGCTGCGTCTTCTCCTCAAGAAGAAGATACGCTGCCAGAGCTCGCTGAGCTCTCAGATTTAGAATCAATACTTACACCAAGAGATGATGAAGACCTAATCCTTGACATAGATCAAGCAATGTTAGACATAGAAGACTTATATGAAGATGTTCTCTCTGGCCTAAATGATGACTTAAGAAGTGGATAA